GCAGAAACAGTGCGAGTGGAAAAGTTTGTCCATTGCCCTGACTGCCGGTTGAGACCTGGAGAGAGCCTCTCCACACTTTCCACACACCTCTGAACACACATGGATGGTTAGATTAATTAATCCATTAAAACCACGAATCCACAAAACACTGATAAAACACCATCAACAGACACATGCACAAGGTATGTGAGTGGACACTACTCCTAGTGACTCGTTTGTGCTTTAGCATGTACAGAAGTGCCCCTGcatttaataatcatattaGTGCATAAATAACAGTACAATCCATTAATATACTTCAACTACATTCAATACAGTGTGTGAAAGTGGAGAGGTGAGCTATTTCTGTCACCTATGCGCTGCTGTCTCCTATTAGTATTAATAACTAAATATTAAATGGATGTTTGCAGGAGACTGAGACCACCTGTAGGCGCAGAGGTGATAACTGGGGCACGGTTGTCCATGTCTTTAATGAAATCTTTGGTCATCCTTTCAAGCTCTTCAACTTCTCGCATTGAGAGAGGAACACCACCAGAGGGTGCACCTGCTCCAGGGCCTTTTGGTTGTGCAGCCTTAAGAGAGAAGTAAAAGACCTTACATTTGTCTGTAAAACTGTTACTAATGTGTTTGATGATCATGTGTACTTCATAAAACAAATTCACAACACAATCACCGCATGCATTTTGAAAATGTAGGATTTCAGGCATTGAGGTCTCTCTTAATGCCGGTTACTACATGAAAATTTGAAcagcaaaaaaattatatatgtaCATTAATAAATAGTTTACGATGTTTTGAAATGCACACAGGAGTACTAAAATGGCCACTGGACAAGTCTGAACCTTTAcacttttccccccaaaatgGCATGAACATTCAGCATCCCATACAGCTATCCAGCTAGTTAAGTGCTAGTGCACTCATTTTACAGCCATAATTTGGATTGTTATATATTCAGAAAATCAGTAGCTAAACCTGTCCAAACATCCCATAACAACCATGGTTTTGTTCTGCACGATCATTACCCAAGATAGCCAACTAGCTTAGAATGTATGTTTTGTGACTATAAGGCCTGATATATGCGGGTTTGTGTTATGAACATTTTTATACAGATGTAGGAAGAAACAATTGACCAATCTGTATACTTAGAATCAGCCAATCAAGAGGAAgttattaaaacttttttttttattatttatttatttatttatttatttaaagtttaagGGCTCCCATACTTGGAGTGCaatcttaaagatctttaagacaCATCTGAATGACTATCACTGAAGTGATAAACTGATAAAGCCCCTCCAAAGACCTTCAAATAGTAGGTCAAAAATCTACTTTTATTACTACCTACTGCTAAACAGACTCACCTTGGACGGGGTTGGACTAGCCATCGGTTTGCCATATGGTAATGCTGTGGAAGTGGGAGATGGTGCTGGTTTAGGCTGTGGAGATACTGGACGTGGAGATGTTTTCTCCTGATTGACTGGAAGGGAGGCTTTGGCGTTACTGACAGCTGGGCCAGGGGTGGGGACACTtgctggaggtggaggaggaccTGGTGGTGCAAGAGGTGGCGGAGGGAAAGAGATGTGAGAAGTGACTTTGGGGGCAAGGTTAACCCCTTGTGGAGCGGTAGAACTCGTTTTGTTTCCAGGTTTGGGGCTCAAATTTGAAGCTGGCTGGCTGGGAGTGAATGTGGTCTTTAGAGTGGCTGCAGGTCCTTTACCCAGTGGTGCTCCAGATGCTGGAGCAGAGGGTGCACTTGTGCCACCTTGTCTTAGTGTGGTACGAGCACATAGCTCTTCTGCCCAGGGGGCAGGCGGAGGGCGATCCTGCAGCTCTGGTGGGGGCAAGAAGGACAAGGAGGGTTTAGGGGCTGTGGGAGGAGGAGCAAATGGCTTTGGGGTAGGCACTGATGACAGCTGACTGGACACCTGGACCACAGacatgcaaatataaaaatcaaGCGTCAGTTACAACAATGATCTGATCATGATGCATGATTAAATATAGTTTTTTGCATTGTAATGTTACTGTATATTATCAAAATTAACTGGTTAAAAGCTACAAGTGAATGGTAAGATTACAAATCTCAAAAGGACACGTATattcagtgccctccactaatattataACTATATTTGacaaatattttttgataaacctgtgttttgtttgcaattgtttgatatccatgagagcagagtatttttgtgaatttttaacaaaagatcaaaaggttaaacaatagagaccatttttcacagcgtttctttgttcatatttaccaagggtgccaatatcagtgaagggcactgtatctTTGTACCTTTGGGTTGAAAGGTCGTCTTGTTTCCATTTCTGATAACATATCAGTTAGAGAGTCCAGCTGTCGGTCAAAACTAGTCTGCTTCTCCAACGATTTCTATATAAAGGAgggtacatttttaaaaaataaagagagacgTGAAAAAGAGCACTTGATAACTGCAGAAGAAACTGCACAGGAAAGATTTTAAGAATAACATACCAGAGGAAGGAAGAGTGATAACAGACATAAACTAAGAGGGAAGAAAATAGGCCTGTTGTAAAATGCCCCTTTAATTAATAGCCAATTAAACACATCTGATAAAATTACTAAAGAAAACACCaataaagtgaaatgaaacTGGTAATGACAGCAACAAAATTAGATTCTAAAACTGAATAAGCATGCTGCCATGCAGAAGTATTTGAACTACTAAGGTTTCAGAGTAATTTACTCAGTTAGTAAAGCCTATTTAAATTGAATGCTGTAAGATTATCAGTGCTGAAAGGCAAAAGTAAACTACTTCAGAGGCTCCTCTGGAATTTATAGGATAATTGCATACATGAGCAGGTTTCCTATTAAACTGTATGCTGAGTGTATATCATgggaataataaataaatcacacaccCAGTAGATTATGTGTTCAAATAAGCCTATTGCTGAAAGCAATATATTCAATATCATCATATAgcacactgtatgtgtgtgtgagagtgagggagggagagagagagagagcgcgagagaaagaaaatgtgatttatttgtcTCAACGACTGCCTGCATTTCTGCCATACTTTCAGGACTCAAGATGCAAATGCCACATCTATAACTAAGGTAAGTTTAACCCAGGAAGAAATATATGATGCAGCAACAAGTATGCCAATGTCAAAATTTTGGTTGCAGTGTTAAATCAATATTATGATGCATTAAACCCCTGGCAACTTGTTTTCATTATTTGCTTTTTTACTATTAGCTATCTGTGGCCAACTGCAAAAGAAATAACACTTAAGTTGAAAGATTTCTAAATGTCTCCCCCGCCATCGTTTTCTACTGGCCAAATTGAGTGGGATGGGGCTATGGGTCAGGTCTACCAAAGTATCAGTCAGAATTAGTCACTACAGCTGCTCTTCCTTTAGCCCAACTACAGAAACTAAAGGAACTTCTTTCACTGCTCACTGActactcacacacccactctatGTGGGTGATAAACTGCCTGGGTGACAGTTAGCAAAACTGCATCTAGCAGCATTTTATATCCACACTGCAGTAGAACTATACCTCAGCACATCACACATTGAAGTATGAAAACAAAAGCCACCCCATCATTCCTACCCACTTTTCTAGTACTAGCACTTTGAGTGATTAACAGTTCCATGCACAACCACAACCATCAAGTGTTCTAAGGTTGATGAACTGTCAGGAGCTAGAATTCACAGACCATGTTGACAATGCTAgcatttctacctctgggttgtttttttttttttttttttaccccactGTTTTTTTCATCCAGCATTTCTGGGGGCAGAGTGGTAGGGCTCATTTAACCTTCTGGTTTAGATAAACAGATTTTCTTCAACTCTACCATTGGTATTGTTTATTAAGTGATGAATATTAAATGTCAAGTATATTAACATTTGAAAACATGTTGCCAGTGGCCTTAAAGCCTCTGGTACAAGTTTTTTTGTACACATAGCCTTTCCAAGTCTACTCCATTTGACACATACACAGGCGGTCGACGCATGCAcattacgacaacttgcactacccctcctagcctacaagagtcagtacagagcagtaaagcaggtcttctggtgtgaaggatgacaacgaagaagaatcacaacaacatGAACATTGCTTGGGCAATCTCTCACCACATTTAGCACCCATATACAACTCCTTATACTCTTTAATGCTACAATTATACAAATGTGGGTACTTTAACCTGCACTCGTTTCAGTCTCTTCCGTTTTTTCTTTAACTACCTTAACAATCAACGGCCCTTGGTcactgctgccaccttgtggaacaactaaatagtgcagaAGAATTAAATGCGAAATTTGCATCATGCGTACTGTACGCTGTTCCTAGCTTacgtgtaaaaaaaatgaagtataCTTTGGGCTTTTTTCATGTGGTCTGAAACCACATGAAGCCTGTCCGTGTTCTTACCTGAAAACTGACACCGGTGCCAGACTCTGGGAGCGGAGGTgcaggagggggagggggaggaggtggaggaggagcaggagaagAATCTGAGGGGATGAAGCTTACATCTTCAGGAGGAGCTGGGAGGGGCAAGTCTTCTGCAactgggggagggggagggaatgCAGGGAGAGGGACCTCAGTGGGTGTGAGATGACATTCTGGGGGAGGGGCTGGCAGCTCTGCGTCCACtggaggaggagggggtggaAAATCTGGCCAGGAGAGGCAGTGGATTGGTTTAGAAACATGCCAGTCATAACAATAACCAaccaccaaataaataaaacagatcaTCTTTAATGCCATGTTCATACTGCAACAGCCTCAAAAAACCTGCTATTTAGCATAAAACTATAAGCGCCAATAGAGAGCAGTGTCTCCTCTCAAAGTTAAAAGGAAACATATTAGGAAGCGATGTTAAACAGCTGGTTAAATCATTTTCATAGCAATGATTAAATAACTAGTCATGGTGCATGCAGCTATGACTCACTCACCcacttaattaatttaatacatttagtaATCTCTCTTTTCTAATTGTAAAATTAATATTCAGTACAtcatatggttaaaaaaaaaaaaaaaattatacagatTAGTTCTCTCGCTACAAGAGGATGCTTGGCTCATTGTAAAACTCATACACAGTGTTGTTTTTCAACTGTGTTTCCAGCCTCACCATTTTCGCTGCTTTTCGGGTATGTGTGTGAGGTCACGTGGAACATATGGTAACTGGTTACAGCCAGGCCCGTCACGATAACTACGTTATCGACATAATCGTACGATATAGGGACATGACCATCATTTTTGCTGACCTCAATATTGCCCATTATGTTTACATAAGAAGGAATGTCACTAACATTTGCACGATTCATGCTGCTTCTGATAATTAAAATTTTGGACACATTTAAGTGAAAAATTCAAGTTTTTCAGCCCTAGTCCACTCTCTGTGATGGAGGCAGGGCTTAGGCAACGCTTCCCAGGTCAACAACTCAGAATGGTCCTATCTTTCACACATGTGCCTTGTTACCACAAGACCTATCCACATAGCTAGGAATTTATATTCAGCTTGATGCTCATTGAATATGAGAATTGAAAATGGAATTTGCTGCCAATTCTGAACAACCCATACCAGTCATCCCATAATGTGTGTCATATGGTATTTTCACCCAAAATAATGAAGTCCCTAAATGGTGACAGAAATGAGAACATTTGAAAAGGCAGACTTACCATCGCTAATGGACGAAAGAGGTGGTGGAATCTCGCCAACCCGGCCAACTGTAGCTGTGCTTGCAATTGACGAGGAGAAGGTTGGAGGCTGTGATTGGTTAGACAATCCTTTGGGTCGAGGAGGGGCCACGGAGGCAAACTTTTTCGGCTGATTGTAGAAAGAAGGCGCGTTGACTTGGAAAGACAGGGAAGAAGTTACAATTAAGGGCTTACTGCCATTGGAGTCCTCCATCTTGTTCTGTGTAAATAGGGAAAAATAATAGGTAAAGAAAAGCCATTCTAACCATTTGCCCAtagattcttttctttttcatggcATTAGCACACTCAAATTACTGAAGAAATTATTTCTGACAGTCTGAATAATGGAAAAACACTGCCACCAACAAAAATGCCATTTGTAAGACCATTACTCCAAATTGGGTCATGACTCAAGGCCACAAGGTTCATTTACTTTCACGGAAATGATTGGAGATGAAGGTGCCGAGTCATTCAGGTTGTGTGGGTCAATGCGTTTGCGATCCCTTTTTCCACACAAGAGTACAGCAAAGAGCACTACACTATTAAAAAAGGTAAAAAGTCATCAGAGAGGGCAAAGCTCCTTCCTGCAGCATTTCTACCGTTTATCCACTAAATAGACTAAACTTGTACTGACCCCAAGTCATTCCGTAATAGCATGAGTATAGAGGATAACTAATCTGAATATAGCGTGACTGCTGTATTTCATTTACTCTTGGCTTTCCCCCTTGTTTATCTTTAGATGTCGAGATGGTTTCGTGGTTGTTTGAGTTGTTCATGTCTGCGGTTTCATTTCCAGCTTGTTTTGGGAATGTAACTCATCCATGAAGTAATTTTTCATTGGTTTTATTACAAATCTTTAAAACGATAGGGAAGAACTGAactctgacaaaaaaaaaaaaaaaagatttacattGTAACATTTAACCTACATATTTTTCATACTACTAAAACTTTTGATAGATCGTTCTCAAATCTACAGCAAACTCTGTTGTAAACAAGATACTGTTGTGATGTATGAAATGTGTGTTCATCCTCAGAGCAGTAGGCCTAGATCACAGCCTTGGAGAGTGCAAACCTTTCAAATCACTCATTGTTTCTGAAATTTGGTTAACAATGGCAATGCCACTTTATGCAGCCCTGCAATGGCAGTTTGATAGGGGAACAGAGAAAATATGCAGGGAAGCACATTTACACATCTGCACCTCGACACAGGGAGAGAATGAGTAAGCACAGCGTACAAACAGAAGCTTGCCTTATACAGTATGTCCATCACATATAAGCACATCACGTGTGCTTTGTGACGTGGTGCATTAGGGATACACATagataggctgtggcattcaaacaaTGCTCGACTGGTTTTAGGGGGCCCAATTTATGCCAAgtaaacattccccacaccattacacacacccCAATCAATCTGAACTGTTGAAtcaggcaggttgggtccatggattcatgctgttgatgccaaattctgacccatCTGCATGTCACAGCAGAAATCACAATTCATCAGACCGGGCAATGTGTTTTCAGCCAATACCGGCTTACCCGGCCAAACTTTG
This genomic window from Ictalurus punctatus breed USDA103 chromosome 1, Coco_2.0, whole genome shotgun sequence contains:
- the zyx gene encoding zyxin, whose protein sequence is MEDSNGSKPLIVTSSLSFQVNAPSFYNQPKKFASVAPPRPKGLSNQSQPPTFSSSIASTATVGRVGEIPPPLSSISDDFPPPPPPVDAELPAPPPECHLTPTEVPLPAFPPPPPVAEDLPLPAPPEDVSFIPSDSSPAPPPPPPPPPPAPPLPESGTGVSFQKSLEKQTSFDRQLDSLTDMLSEMETRRPFNPKVSSQLSSVPTPKPFAPPPTAPKPSLSFLPPPELQDRPPPAPWAEELCARTTLRQGGTSAPSAPASGAPLGKGPAATLKTTFTPSQPASNLSPKPGNKTSSTAPQGVNLAPKVTSHISFPPPPLAPPGPPPPPASVPTPGPAVSNAKASLPVNQEKTSPRPVSPQPKPAPSPTSTALPYGKPMASPTPSKAAQPKGPGAGAPSGGVPLSMREVEELERMTKDFIKDMDNRAPVITSAPTEVCGKCGEALSRSQPAVRAMDKLFHSHCFCCVTCQRPLQGMQFYDRDGTPECEECYVNSLAVCSRCGERITDRVLKAVGQCFHAHCFRCTACSCTLEGSPFITDDNNNPYCVPDYHRRFSPLCVSCNEPIVPDPGSEETLRVVALEKNFHLKCYRCEDCSRPLSIEADADGCYPLDGRILCMTCHTKRAKQAMK